The genomic DNA GCGACGGCCTCTTGAGTTTTGCCTTGAGACTGCAGGAACATTCCCCGGTTGTTGAAAACGATTGGGTTTGTGGGAAACTTTTCAACGACACTGGAAAACGCAGCAGTCGCTTCTGCTGGTGTTTTCGCAGTTGCTGCAAATTCGGCAAGGGCCATATGGGCTGCCAGATGTTCCGGATTGAGTTCGATTGCTTTTTTCAGATCGGTTTCAGTCGCTGCGTTATCTTTCAACCGCATATCTGCCTGAGCACGCTGATAGTACAAGTTCGCCTTTTGCTCCGTTGTGAGGTCCTCTCGTTCGAGGACGGAGTCAACGACGGTTTGAGCCGTTTTGGCATGGTTGACCTTTCCTTCCATGTCAGCCAGGTTGCTCATTCCATAAATGTACGGAAGGTAGTACTCCGCTTTTCCCTTTCCTTCGTGGCGAATCGCTTCACGAGAATCAGCAATTCCCTGACGGATAAATTCCACCTTTCCGGTGACAATTCCCATTTCTACGTGAGCACTACCACGCAAGTAGAGAGCAACATGGTCGTTGGGAGTTGATGCCAAGACTTGATTCGTTAGCTCAACCGTTTTAGGAAAATTCCGTTGACGATAAGCAACATCCGCCTGCTCTTTCAGAGCTTCCAGGTTAGCTGCGTTATCATCCTGAGCCGAAAGTTGGCTCCCAAGTCCAAGAATGGCAATACAGAGCAGCGCCCCGCTAAACTTCCGAAACATCCAAGATCCCTCCCTGAGGAAATTCCAAAATCAGTTTGATTTGAATTTTTTGCGCACCAC from Thalassoglobus polymorphus includes the following:
- a CDS encoding tetratricopeptide repeat protein: MFRKFSGALLCIAILGLGSQLSAQDDNAANLEALKEQADVAYRQRNFPKTVELTNQVLASTPNDHVALYLRGSAHVEMGIVTGKVEFIRQGIADSREAIRHEGKGKAEYYLPYIYGMSNLADMEGKVNHAKTAQTVVDSVLEREDLTTEQKANLYYQRAQADMRLKDNAATETDLKKAIELNPEHLAAHMALAEFAATAKTPAEATAAFSSVVEKFPTNPIVFNNRGMFLQSQGKTQEAVADFTQAIKLDGRFIPAYINRGFAYLEAGDSAKAEAALTEALSVDPNQLGAQSLRATARLNQNKVDEALIDYRRVAELAPQNPMAFADLGFAQFFSGDFASAGQSFDKALSLQKEMRFLLPWKLASAIRAGTYKQADYQEVLSKPEGSRDWIDSLVLFQLGQVDAATMLKSVHPDNEDAKAAQLCEGYYFIGMELLRRDRQQDAVGYWKQATKSRLPKLSAYRGAVFALKNSGVEVR